A stretch of candidate division WOR-3 bacterium DNA encodes these proteins:
- a CDS encoding class I SAM-dependent methyltransferase, which translates to MNFRDESFRRLIQDKEALKYELQNQPKSEFLALFINEMEIFKERRILDFLCGTGMYSVFLAQINNRVIVTETCPEAIQITTLRAKQNEISLEFAQISESFEVSLPKNVFNGATMIDSINYFNDSEVTAIIKELNRLLIKNGFLFINFLPEEPIPTKFKFEFKSDGTFILHEGPDEGKVLYLRDSKKIEAFFKEGFALVDIEETKSGMKKVLAKKI; encoded by the coding sequence ATGAATTTCAGAGACGAATCTTTCAGGCGTCTGATCCAGGACAAAGAAGCCCTTAAATACGAACTTCAAAACCAGCCGAAAAGCGAATTTCTCGCCCTTTTCATAAACGAGATGGAAATATTCAAAGAGCGGAGGATTCTCGATTTTTTATGCGGAACCGGAATGTACTCGGTTTTTTTAGCTCAGATAAACAACCGGGTCATTGTCACAGAGACATGTCCAGAAGCCATTCAAATTACGACTTTAAGGGCAAAACAGAACGAAATATCGCTTGAGTTCGCTCAAATCTCAGAATCTTTTGAGGTCAGCCTTCCCAAGAATGTCTTCAATGGAGCCACAATGATAGACTCCATCAACTATTTCAACGACTCTGAAGTGACGGCGATAATAAAAGAGTTGAACAGATTGTTGATCAAAAACGGCTTTTTGTTTATAAACTTTCTTCCTGAAGAGCCAATCCCGACAAAATTCAAGTTCGAATTCAAAAGCGACGGAACTTTTATACTTCATGAGGGTCCTGACGAGGGAAAAGTTTTATATTTGAGGGACAGCAAAAAAATCGAGGCTTTCTTCAAAGAAGGCTTTGCTCTGGTAGACATTGAAGAGACAAAAAGCGGCATGAAAAAAGTTTTGGCGAAAAAAATATAA
- a CDS encoding iron-sulfur cluster assembly scaffold protein, producing MGSIPDADGVGKVGNPVCGDMMTIYLKIKNGIITDCRFETFGCVAAIASSSMATELIKNKTIEEALKLTNKSVVSELEGLPPVKVHCSVLAEQAIKAAIEDYKSKIQSTHGGNGEDISSEG from the coding sequence ATGGGCTCTATCCCCGACGCTGACGGTGTAGGAAAAGTCGGCAACCCCGTCTGCGGAGACATGATGACCATTTACTTAAAAATCAAAAATGGGATAATTACCGATTGCCGGTTTGAAACTTTCGGATGCGTAGCGGCGATTGCATCTTCATCCATGGCGACAGAACTGATAAAAAATAAAACGATAGAAGAAGCTTTGAAACTTACCAACAAATCTGTCGTGTCGGAACTCGAAGGGCTTCCTCCGGTGAAAGTACACTGCTCGGTTTTAGCTGAACAGGCTATAAAAGCGGCAATAGAAGATTACAAGTCAAAGATTCAATCAACCCATGGCGGCAACGGCGAAGATATAAGCTCCGAGGGCTGA
- a CDS encoding ROK family protein — MNFLDVDKYKEDKRVVITLDAGGTNFSFSAVKKGGFAVSTSVMPSKGHDLSLCLGTIKNGIEKIGSELEQKPSAISLGFPGPADYKEGVVFELVNLPAFKDPFPLKAFLEENFKVPVFMNNDADLFTLGEFVYGLTKNVNLEFEKRGVKKRTQNLLGVTLGTGFGGGAITQGNLFLGDNCAQGEINRLRNKYFANSCAEDSVSSRGIRKYFAEEAEIDFEKSPAVEEIAFFAQNKNGRYHLSAKKAFEKFALALADSLADAVSLFDGLVVIGGGISGSHDVFLKKLVREMNKPYESVHGGKIPRTETRVFNLEDPDEFEEYFTSETIKLQIPGSKKFLNYEYIRSNGVGISKLGTEKASALGAYIFAVAAMG; from the coding sequence GTGAACTTTCTCGATGTCGATAAATATAAAGAAGACAAAAGAGTTGTCATAACTCTCGACGCCGGAGGCACGAATTTTTCTTTCTCCGCTGTCAAAAAAGGTGGTTTCGCAGTCTCTACTTCTGTCATGCCTTCTAAAGGACACGATCTGTCGCTTTGTCTTGGGACGATTAAAAACGGAATCGAAAAGATCGGTTCAGAACTGGAGCAGAAGCCATCTGCGATCAGCCTGGGTTTTCCGGGACCGGCGGATTATAAGGAAGGAGTCGTGTTTGAACTCGTCAACTTGCCGGCTTTCAAAGACCCTTTTCCTCTAAAAGCTTTTTTGGAAGAAAATTTTAAAGTTCCGGTTTTCATGAACAACGACGCAGACCTCTTCACTCTTGGAGAATTCGTCTACGGGTTGACAAAAAACGTTAATTTGGAATTTGAGAAGAGAGGCGTGAAAAAAAGGACTCAAAACCTTTTAGGGGTAACCCTCGGGACAGGATTTGGAGGGGGGGCGATAACGCAGGGAAACCTATTCCTTGGAGACAATTGCGCTCAGGGGGAAATAAACAGGTTGAGAAATAAATATTTCGCTAATTCCTGCGCAGAAGACTCTGTGTCGTCGAGAGGTATAAGAAAATACTTTGCCGAAGAAGCGGAAATTGATTTTGAAAAGTCGCCGGCAGTGGAGGAAATTGCTTTTTTTGCACAGAACAAAAACGGAAGGTATCATCTCAGTGCCAAAAAAGCTTTCGAGAAGTTCGCGCTTGCTCTGGCTGACTCCCTTGCAGACGCCGTGAGCCTTTTTGACGGACTCGTCGTAATTGGAGGAGGAATTTCCGGCTCTCATGATGTTTTTTTGAAAAAACTCGTACGGGAAATGAACAAGCCGTACGAAAGCGTTCACGGAGGAAAAATTCCGAGAACCGAAACGCGAGTATTCAACCTCGAAGACCCGGATGAATTTGAAGAATATTTCACGAGTGAAACCATCAAACTTCAAATCCCGGGATCAAAAAAGTTTTTAAACTATGAATACATAAGAAGCAATGGAGTAGGAATATCAAAACTTGGGACCGAAAAGGCTTCAGCCCTCGGAGCTTATATCTTCGCCGTTGCCGCCATGGGTTGA
- a CDS encoding cysteine desulfurase has translation MRTIYLDNSATTKTDPLVLSEMLPYLEELYQNPSSAYESAYKIRESIAVSRQKIADFMGCEPDEIFFTSGGTESINHSIIGTASRFGLKGGHILTSSIEHSAVFNTCKYLENFGFEVTYLPVDANCVVSAEDFEKSLRQDTVIASIMAANNETGAIQPIEELALIARKKGVIFHTDAVQAFGKVFFDLKKTPISLLSFSGHKIYAPKGIGVLYKRKNVTIDPLLHGGPHENKMRAGTENVPGIIGIAKAVELLKSEDAEERIRAMRDALFFRIKEEIPDIKINTAVGNSIYNTLNVSFKFIEGESLSTLLQLDGIEVSTGSACSSSSLEPSRVLLAMGLSHVDAHGSVRFSFGRYNSFDEIDPTVQSLKAAVSKLRLISPLKKD, from the coding sequence TTGAGGACAATATACCTGGACAACAGCGCGACGACGAAAACAGACCCCCTCGTCTTGTCGGAAATGTTACCGTATCTTGAAGAACTTTATCAGAATCCTTCCTCGGCTTACGAATCTGCATACAAAATAAGGGAAAGTATCGCGGTATCAAGACAAAAAATCGCTGATTTCATGGGTTGCGAACCAGACGAGATATTTTTCACTTCTGGCGGAACCGAGTCCATCAACCATTCTATTATTGGAACGGCGTCGCGTTTCGGACTCAAAGGAGGACATATATTGACATCCTCCATAGAGCACAGCGCCGTTTTTAACACTTGCAAATACCTTGAAAATTTCGGCTTTGAGGTCACATACCTGCCGGTCGACGCGAATTGCGTCGTATCAGCAGAAGACTTCGAAAAGTCGCTGAGACAAGACACCGTCATAGCATCCATTATGGCGGCGAACAATGAAACGGGCGCGATTCAACCCATTGAAGAATTGGCCTTAATCGCCAGGAAAAAAGGCGTGATTTTCCACACTGATGCAGTTCAGGCTTTCGGTAAAGTTTTCTTTGACCTAAAAAAAACCCCCATTTCTCTTCTGTCATTTTCCGGGCACAAGATATACGCTCCGAAAGGAATAGGTGTTTTGTATAAAAGAAAAAACGTCACGATAGACCCTCTTCTGCACGGAGGACCTCACGAAAACAAGATGAGAGCAGGAACCGAAAATGTCCCCGGAATTATCGGCATAGCAAAAGCGGTGGAACTGCTAAAAAGCGAAGATGCAGAAGAAAGAATCCGCGCCATGCGAGACGCCTTGTTCTTTAGGATAAAAGAGGAAATCCCGGACATAAAAATCAACACTGCTGTTGGAAATTCAATTTACAACACCTTGAACGTATCCTTCAAATTCATCGAAGGCGAGAGCCTATCGACTTTGCTGCAGCTCGACGGGATTGAAGTTTCAACGGGCTCTGCTTGCTCTTCGTCTTCTCTCGAACCTTCCCGCGTTCTTCTCGCGATGGGCTTGAGTCATGTCGACGCTCATGGCAGCGTCCGGTTCAGCTTTGGAAGATACAATTCTTTTGATGAAATTGACCCCACCGTTCAATCCCTTAAAGCGGCTGTCTCAAAACTCAGGCTGATCTCTCCATTAAAGAAGGATTGA